The Toxorhynchites rutilus septentrionalis strain SRP chromosome 3, ASM2978413v1, whole genome shotgun sequence genome includes a region encoding these proteins:
- the LOC129777747 gene encoding fatty acid synthase-like: MVCDGSSDFGSVDLDECVVIAGMSGRFPRTDNMREYADYLFNKHDCVDDEESRWPHTMPEVPRRSGKINNLDRFDREFFGLSRNLSNAMDPQLRMLMEHTYEAILDAGVNPETLRGSRTGVFSAICFSETEATMLMRVCPVKGYGMLGCARSQLSNRISHTFDFTGPSMVVDTACSSSMYAFNLARRCILSGECDAAIVAGVNLCLQPYITYQFALLGVLAKDGYAKPFDANACGYTRSEAVCAVFLQKARDANRIYTHILTSKTNCDGFKPEGIAYPSGKLQGKMLKEAYGEISVDPSTISFMEAHSTGTIVGDPEECDAIDKIFCTNRDRPLPIGSVKSNMGHGEAAAGLASIVKCVFALESGIIPPNINFTTVRTDVPALVAGRLQVVSDPQPLEGTLVGVNSFGFGGANGHTLLRRHMKQKVECGVPQDDIPRLVIWSGRTQRSVEVMFEDIAQRALDGEFISLMYNVQRHRTPAHRYRGFAIFSKQGTEKPIVELSKIERIALDIAPLVVVFPGINLRWKEDLDSLYQFPQVRLTVAKCCSVLNNIGYNFYQVEDAQTDILKLIIGSTVLQLAYVDLLNAIGVTISAFGGHSIGQFTCAYLDQCLTLDETVKLAYAHGKIFAEYNVKLSHNAFLELGAKRPAPPLSFDGFAHEKTLASRYGIVGGPLSSTRTVVDQLKSRGSIAEHLPFVSLRCDKEFVEELAEQLEHIVRNIVPNQARTSSRWYSAKSSSLFTSAAVHESTSIVHLLERIPSNCRLLVALTEQQSMELVVKRLNRTIRCLTGDQQPENSVMNVLSTLGQLYLSQHDLNLLNLYPPVEFPVSQGTSMISPLIKWDHRESCMVARFEFCSARSSTVQKYKISLSDKEFQYITGHCIDGRILYPATGYLWLVWDLMANSGRLNLVSCPIEFSEVQFIQAASLTRAQPISLTVMLQKVSGRFEIMDGTTPLVVGYARQLEDSFTGFPPCEKRESQTTLLTKDFYKELRLRGYHYNGLFKSVLEAANDGSSAKIEWKGNWVPFLDSVLQIGIIAVDSRSLMVPTAIESLTIYPQQHLSLMSRDAEERDFFEVKNCAITNSSTCGAVRITGVRVNIIGRRNPPGVPVLETYQFIPYHPTTEMSMLETVRMCVQIALENNPTNKLNCVEIYEEDTTVLLPFFGEAAADLPLINPTLTLLSAKELDIPNVTIKDEKLYEQSNLQFLVCNNNLSDAAFLRDALTSLTLTGHLVIRSDRDQPFHVPSKLNQIASFPVENNQTLWLLQVEPVREPPAVIRVRSDDTNFDWLQELKATIKTKSVLLYTQDDPTSGIIGLVNCIIREPKTNGVQCFFVDDPNAPAFSLDDPFYKQQIGLNMAINVYRDGTWGSYRHLLLQNKPKVEAISNHCYANCLTKGDLSTLTWVNGSMNVAPPKGELIRVVYSALNFRDVMVATGRISSDVLYVDRLEEECLLGNEYSGVSVNGRRVMGVLSSGSMATLVECDPQLTWTIPDSWSLEDAATVPVVYGTVYMAFFVCAHIKKGKSILIHAGSGGVGLAAIQVCLTYGLEVFTTVSTAEKRDFIMERYPQLKRENIGNSRDISFEHMIKLRTGGRGVDYVLNSLAEEKLQASIRCLGRNGHFLEIGKYDMAKNSQIAMQLFQKGLTFTAVMLDAMFKGEFSEKQRLHALLTTDINKGFIRPLNTTVYPAVEIEKAFRFLASGKHMGKILLRIREQEGDMQTVPIAHLPRVYCNPNHTYIIIGGLGGFGLELADWLVLRGCRKLVLSSSRGITKPYQEFRIKLWNSYGVRTVVTTADITTPDGCKQLIQQAAELGLVVAIFNLAVQLRDCILENQTVQTFTECFAPKANATTYLDDVSRQLCPNLRYFVVFSSVSCGRGNAGQSNYGMANSVMERIIEKRVADGLPGKAIQWGAVGEVGIVADLAEDKVDMEIGGTLQQRISSCLQVLDNLLLNDNPIVASMVVAEKRAGSGSRNIIEAVMNIMCIRDLKSISMDSTLADIGMDSLMAVEIKQVLERDFDMSLSPQELRTLTFLKLQKLADEKKIRDEAKDGHEPEKVVIGFEMLLRNLGDEKFCDEVVLRLPSLAEDGRPILIIPGLEGVAGKVWHTIASGINAPVFILQTLVAADHHSIPEMVDLIMEELCDKVFQDFNDYSIVAYSFGSYIALELARRLQSRNISGKLLLIDGSPALLYQLSLEYLGENPPDALIEKFLMAGIISLVLPNQPPEKVYSIMEVPTYEAQIEKLIEVGKDKADYTPDYTRRISRALFNRCKLVCRPDAANGAKLNLPIVLARASEASTSNIGEDYGLSGHTTGLVSIRTVSGTHMTMLENPELIEIINSVNV, translated from the exons ATGGTTTGCGATGGTAGTTCTGATTTTGGTTCGGTCGATCTGGATGAGTGCGTGGTGATCGCGGGTATGTCTGGCCGCTTCCCGCGGACAGACAACATGCGTGAGTATGCGGACTATCTGTTCAACAAGCACGACTGCGTGGACGACGAAGAGTCCCGCTGGCCGCACACAATGCCCGAGGTTCCGCGACGTTCGGGAAAGATTAACAATCTGGACAGGTTCGATCGGGAATTTTTTGGACTCAGTCGTAATTTGAGCAACGCGATGGATCCCCAGCTGCGGATGCTGATGGAGCATACGTACGAGGCGATCCTGGATGCGGGCGTGAATCCGGAGACGCTGCGTGGTTCGCGCACGGGAGTTTTCTCGGCGATATGTTTCTCCGAAACCGAGGCGACGATGCTGATGCGGGTTTGTCCGGTGAAGGGGTACGGGATGTTggg ATGTGCACGATCGCAACTGTCAAACAGGATCTCCCACACGTTTGATTTCACCGGTCCCTCTATGGTCGTAGACACGGCTTGCAGTAGTTCTATGTATGCCTTCAACCTTGCTCGCAGATGTATTTTGAGTGGAGAGTGTGACGCAGCGATCGTGGCGGGAGTAAACCTTTGTTTGCAGCCCTACATTACGTACCAATTTGCTTTGCTTGGTGTCTTAGCTAAAGATGGCTATGCTAAGCCCTTCGATGCTAACGCTTGTGGATACACTCGGAGTGAGGCCGTTTGCGCCGTGTTTCTACAAAAGGCAAGGGACGCAAATCGAATCTACACTCATATACTCACCAGTAAAACCAATTGCGATGGGTTTAAGCCTGAAGGTATCGCTTACCCTTCCGGTAAGCTGCAGGGTAAAATGTTGAAGGAGGCGTACGGCGAAATCTCGGTGGATCCGTCGACGATCTCTTTCATGGAAGCTCACAGTACTGGGACGATCGTGGGAGACCCGGAAGAGTGCGATGCAATAGACAAGATCTTCTGTACCAACCGTGATCGTCCTCTGCCGATAGGTTCGGTCAAATCAAACATGGGACATGGGGAAGCAGCTGCCGGGTTGGCTTCGATCGTGAAATGTGTGTTTGCACTCGAGAGCGGTATAATCCCACCCAATATTAATTTCACAACTGTTCGGACGGACGTACCGGCATTGGTTGCCGGGCgcttgcaagttgtgagtgatcCTCAACCTCTCGAGGGAACCCTTGTTGGGGTAAACTCGTTCGGTTTCGGCGGAGCCAACGGACACACCCTGTTGCGTCGTCATATGAAACAGAAAGTGGAGTGCGGGGTTCCACAAGATGATATCCCTCGTTTGGTGATATGGTCAGGCCGAACTCAGCGATCGGTTGAAGTTATGTTCGAGGATATCGCACAGCGGGCTCTGGATGGCGAGTTTATCTCACTGATGTACAATGTTCAGAGACATCGAACTCCAGCTCATCGCTATCGCGGATTTGCGATCTTCAGCAAGCAGGGAACGGAGAAACCCATTGTGGAACTTTCTAAAATTGAGCGTATTGCTCTTGATATCGCGCCACTAGTAGTGGTTTTCCCAGGTATTAATTTACGCTGGAAAGAGGACCTAGATTCACTCTATCAGTTCCCACAAGTTCGTCTAACGGTGGCCAAGTGCTGCTCGGTGTTGAATAACATCGGCTATAACTTCTACCAGGTCGAAGACGCCCAAACGGATATTTTGAAACTGATTATTGGATCAACAGTACTACAGTTGGCCTATGTTGATCTGTTGAATGCAATTGGGGTAACCATAAGTGCCTTCGGGGGTCACTCTATAGGCCAGTTCACGTGTGCATACCTTGACCAGTGTCTAACGCTGGATGAAACGGTCAAACTTGCCTATGCACACGGAAAAATATTCGCCGAATATAACGTCAAACTATCGCACAACGCATTTCTCGAGCTGGGCGCCAAACGTCCGGCGCCACCCTTATCCTTCGATGGATTTGCTCACGAGAAAACCTTAGCATCGCGCTATGGCATCGTCGGGGGACCTCTGAGTTCAACCCGTACCGTTGTCGACCAGCTGAAGTCACGCGGTTCCATCGCAGAGCATCTGCCTTTCGTGAGCTTACGCTGCGACAAAGAGTTTGTCGAAGAGTTGGCGGAACAGCTGGAACACATCGTTCGGAACATTGTTCCGAACCAAGCACGGACCTCCTCGCGATGGTATAGCGCGAAATCCTCATCTCTGTTCACGTCCGCAGCTGTACACGAATCAACCTCCATCGTTCATCTGCTGGAGCGAATTCCCAGCAATTGTCGATTGCTGGTGGCGCTCACCGAACAGCAGTCGATGGAATTGGTTGTGAAGCGTCTGAATCGGACCATCAGGTGTCTGACCGGCGATCAGCAACCGGAGAATTCCGTCATGAATGTTTTGTCCACACTGGGGCA GTTGTACCTATCCCAGCATGACTTGAATCTACTCAATCTGTATCCTCCAGTGGAGTTTCCCGTTTCGCAAGGTACCAGTATGATATCTCCGTTGATAAAGTGGGACCACCGGGAGTCGTGTATGGTTGCACGGTTCGAGTTTTGTTCTGCCAGAAGTTCAACGGTTCAAAAGTACAAAATTTCTTTATCTGATAAGGAGTTTCAGTATATCACGGGGCACTGTATTGACGGAAGGATTCTGTATCCGGCAACTGGATATTTATGGTTAGTTTGGGATCTGATGGCTAACTCGGGTCGCCTGAATTTAGTTAGTTGTCCGATAGAGTTTAGCGAAGTTCAGTTCATACAGGCAGCCTCGTTGACGAGAGCTCAGCCGATCTCACTGACCGTTATGTTGCAAAAGGTGTCTGGAAGGTTCGAG ATCATGGACGGTACAACGCCCTTGGTGGTCGGTTATGCCCGGCAGCTTGAAGATTCTTTCACCGGTTTTCCACCCTGCGAGAAGAGGGAATCGCAAACCACACTGCTAACCAAAGATTTCTACAAAGAACTACGACTTCGGGGCTATCATTACAACGGGTTGTTCAAATCGGTACTTGAAGCTGCCAACGATGGATCTTCGGCGAAGATCGAGTGGAAGGGGAATTGGGTGCCCTTCTTGGATTCAGTACTCCAGATCGGTATCATCGCAGTCGATTCGCGATCTCTGATGGTCCCGACTGCCATCGAGAGCTTGACGATTTACCCACAGCAACATCTTTCCCTAATGTCTCGGGATGCGGAAGAACGAGACTTCTTTGAGGTTAAAAACTGCGCCATAACCAATTCCTCCACGTGTGGAGCCGTACGCATCACTGGCGTTCGAGTTAACATCATTGGCAGGCGCAATCCTCCGGGTGTGCCTGTGCTGGAGACCTACCAGTTCATTCCGTATCATCCAACCACGGAAATGTCCATGCTGGAAACTGTACGAATGTGTGTTCAAATCGCGCTGGAGAACAATCCAACTAATAAACTGAATTGTGTCGAGATCTATGAAGAGGACACTACCGTGCTGCTGCCATTCTTCGGTGAAGCCGCTGCTGATCTCCCTCTGATTAATCCAACGCTAACGCTGCTAAGCGCTAAAGAATTGGACATCCCGAACGTAACAATCAAAGACGAGAAACTGTACGAACAATCAAACCTACAGTTTCTAGTGTGCAACAATAACCTGAGCGATGCCGCCTTTCTACGGGATGCCTTAACCAGCCTGACCCTCACCGGGCACCTGGTCATCCGAAGCGATCGCGATCAACCGTTCCATGTTCCTTCCAAGTTGAATCAGATCGCCAGTTTTCCTGTGGAAAACAATCAAACCCTCTGGCTGCTGCAAGTCGAACCAGTCAGGGAACCCCCGGCGGTGATTCGAGTCCGCTCGGATGACACCAACTTCGATTGGTTACAGGAGCTGAAGGCCACAATCAAAACAAAGTCGGTTCTGCTGTACACCCAGGATGATCCGACGTCCGGTATCATCGGGCTGGTGAATTGCATCATTAGGGAGCCCAAAACGAACGGTGTTCAGTGTTTCTTTGTGGATGACCCAAATGCCCCCGCGTTTTCCCTAGATGATCCCTTCTACAAGCAGCAGATCGGTTTGAATATGGCCATCAACGTCTATCGGGACGGAACCTGGGGAAGCTATCGTCACTTGTTACTGCAGAATAAGCCTAAGGTTGAGGCCATCAGCAACCATTGCTATGCAAACTGTTTGACCAAGGGTGATTTGTCAACGTTGACCTGGGTCAACGGTTCCATGAATGTTGCCCCACCTAAAGGCGAACTAATTCGGGTTGTCTACAGTGCTTTGAACTTCCGAGACGTAATGGTTGCGACCGGTAGAATCTCCTCGGATGTGCTATACGTTGATCGACtggaggaggagtgtcttctTGGAAACGAATACTCGGGTGTCTCCGTTAATGGTCGACGTGTGATGGGTGTGCTATCATCGGGATCGATGGCAACTTTGGTTGAGTGCGATCCGCAGCTAACGTGGACCATCCCCGACAGTTGGAGTCTGGAAGATGCCGCCACAGTTCCGGTAGTCTACGGTACGGTGTACATGGCGTTCTTCGTTTGTGCTCACATAAAGAAGGGGAAGTCGATCTTGATCCACGCCGGCAGTGGAGGAGTTGGTTTGGCTGCAATCCAGGTGTGTCTCACGTACGGGTTGGAGGTTTTCACCACCGTCAGCACTGCCGAAAAGAGGGACTTCATCATGGAAAGATATCCTCAGCTCAAGAGGGAGAATATTGGCAACTCGAGGGATATCTCGTTTGAGCATATGATCAAGCTGAGAACGGGAGGGCGAGGCGTGGACTATGTGCTGAACTCGCTAGCCGAGGAGAAACTTCAGGCCTCTATAAGGTGCCTGGGAAGGAACGGACACTTCCTGGAGATAGGCAAATATGACATGGCTAAAAATTCGCAGATTGCGATGCAGCTGTTCCAGAAAGGGTTAACCTTCACCGCCGTGATGTTGGACGCCATGTTCAAAGGGGAATTCTCAGAAAAACAG CGTCTCCATGCCCTGCTGACGACAGACATTAACAAAGGTTTTATCCGACCGTTGAACACAACGGTGTATCCGGCGGTAGAGATCGAGAAGGCGTTCCGTTTCCTTGCCAGCGGCAAGCACATGGGAAAAATTCTGCTTCGTATTCGCGAGCAGGAAGGGGACATGCAGACCGTACCGATTGCCCATCTTCCGAGGGTTTATTGCAACCCGAACCACACCTACATCATCATAGGTGGTCTTGGAGGGTTCGGACTGGAGCTGGCAGACTGGTTGGTACTGCGAGGCTGCCGGAAACTGGTACTCAGCTCCAGCCGAGGTATCACGAAACCTTACCAAGAATTCAGGATCAA ACTATGGAACAGCTATGGCGTTCGAACGGTTGTGACCACAGCGGACATAACAACGCCCGACGGCTGCAAACAACTCATTCAGCAGGCCGCCGAACTCGGTCTGGTGGTTGCCATCTTCAATCTGGCGGTCCAACTGCGCGATTGCATTCTTGAAAACCAAACGGTACAAACGTTCACCGAATGTTTTGCGCCGAAGGCGAATGCTACGACGTATTTGGATGATGTGAGCCGACAGCTGTGTCCGAACCTACGGTACTTCGTGGTGTTTTCGAGTGTGTCCTGTGGGCGAGGCAACGCCGGCCAGAGCAACTACGGTATGGCGAATTCCGTCATGGAGCGGATCATCGAGAAGCGAGTGGCGGATGGATTGCCCGGTAAGGCCATCCAATGGGGTGCCGTGGGTGAGGTCGGTATCGTTGCGGATTTGGCCGAGGATAAGGTGGACATGGAGATTGGAGGTACGCTGCAGCAGCGAATTTCGTCTTGTCTGCAGGTGCTGGATAATCTGCTGTTGAACGATAACCCGATCGTGGCGTCCATGGTTGTGGCTGAGAAGCGGGCTGGGAGTGGCAGTCGAAACATCATCGAAGCAGTAATGAACATCATGTGTATTCGCGATTTGAAGTCCATTTCCATGGATAGTACACTGGCGGATATCGGCATGGACTCACTGATGGCAGTAGAGATCAAGCAAGTGTTGGAGAGGGACTTCGACATGTCATTATCTCCACAAGAGTTGCGGACTTTAACATTCTTGAAACTACAAAAATTGGCGGACGAGAAAAAGATCCGTGACGAAGCTAAGGATGGTCATGAACCAGAGAAAGTCGTCATTGGATTCGAAATGTTACTTAGGAATTTGGGAGATGAAAAGTTTTGCGATGAGGTGGTTTTGCGACTACCTTCACTAGCGGAAGATGGTCGACCCATTTTGATTATCCCGGGTTTGGAAGGAGTGGCAGGAAAAGTGTGGCACACCATTGCAAGCGGGATAAATGCTCCCGTTTTCATTTTACAAACATTGGTAGCTGCAGATCATCACAGTATACCCGAGATGGTTGACCTGATAATGGAGGAGCTTTGCGATAAAGTGTTCCAAGACTTCAACGATTATTCGATTGTGGCTTACTCCTTCGGATCGTATATTGCGCTGGAACTTGCGAGAAGACTACAGAGCAGAAATATCTCGGGAAAACTATTGTTAATCGATGGTTCCCCGGCACTCCTTTATCAGCTTTCATTGGAATATTTAGGGGAAAACCCTCCAGACGCACTGATCGAGAAATTCCTAATGGCGGGTATCATCTCACTTGTGCTACCAAATCAACCGCCAGAGAAAGTGTACTCCATCATGGAGGTCCCAACGTACGAAGCTCAAATCGAGAAACTTATCGAGGTGGGGAAAGATAAGGCGGATTACACGCCAGATTACACCCGAAGAATTTCCAGAGCGCTGTTCAACCGCTGCAAACTCGTTTGTCGGCCAGACGCTGCGAACGGGGCAAAATT
- the LOC129779653 gene encoding uncharacterized protein LOC129779653, which yields MSAFITDFNNHIQSYFISSSYGNETLVTSSLNHLALVTDTRAFEVSLYANNVFFINLHKLMSVGTKKQALLWSAVAVLEAASKCEGVREALMKKFHYLPTLATMLQEVHNSEQQQRLLALIELLTHGAQLESHEPYVESLIVKLLGIMEQDHGKKERSEVISLALSILVNLCYRNLQMTYLLTKNISISTFCGQIKQFGLLACKMYIVLERNDYMKEMDLQYLLKMSFKEVRNVLTSRNSFILRHVVDYLQHIRQLNQEERSKDNRRNGANIEGNFFRDNLKEFLEDIEKYSNEQLSESNSNSGGRKRKRKGSDEKSLSNSTCGEKDDCMDTLFEIMECILVLEPVGDEFRKRIGDVALRWIQARQNCSGAISLLRVIMERCSDDPEGADKVEEMVEVYRQILEDLTSVLENNVDGRLTIAFAKLLATMVRSQKSSHSTLDNVAEQFFQLTFGQILNSSDSSKSFNYSLPDNEFEIYLWALYTFNEFANISPTLWFAKVNNLLKHKPIQYMIARGLTSGELGLTEAMLHVTASADFPRKEVSQMVGILSSDKPCVPCEPQTERSPTLLSHPAAGAPGLSRDLLERMNQTISHIQDAVSAGHINDVTKVELIEFYSCKINMETQLMNDLRGSLSGMSSQINTLMHQNQLLSAEVEKVQRQNLPLGLKVSALETENRLLEKELNQMKNATASYDKKISQVKQELSEHIKKYSEKSQQCAALIKDVEMYRVRDSNYEKETKRLQQELADMLKSRDKSRKLLKMAEEDRQKLSEQKENDKKMYETKIREREREISKRNDLIQQLEQQLSQRDSKLASQESELQELLTQISTKDERIAAIEAELKESESIQKAIYSLMNKGKK from the exons ATGTCGGCGTTTATCACAGATTTTAATAATCATATTCAATCTTATTTCATAAGTAGTTCCTACGGAAATGAGACGCTCGTTACAAGCAGTTTGAAT CATCTAGCTCTTGTCACCGACACTCGAGCATTCGAAGTGTCGCTGTACGCAAACAATGTGTTCTTCATCAATCTGCACAAATTGATGAGCGTTGGGACGAAGAAACAGGCCCTGCTGTGGTCAGCGGTGGCCGTTCTGGAAGCGGCTTCCAAATGCGAGGGCGTACGCGAAGCGTTGATGAAAAAGTTTCACTACCTCCCCACGTTGGCCACCATGCTGCAGGAGGTGCACAACAGCGAACAGCAGCAGCGATTGCTGGCCCTGATCGAGCTTCTAACACACGGGGCACAGCTCGAGAGCCATGAACCTTACGTTGAATCGTTGATAGTTAAGCTGCTCGGTATAATGGAACAGGAtcacggtaagaaggagagaagtGAAGTGATTTCGCTGGCGCTGTCGATATTGGTGAATCTGTGCTATCGGAATCTGCAGATGACCTATCTGCTCACGAAGAACATCAGTATTTCCACCTTTTGCGGACAAATCAAGCAGTTCGGTTTGCTGGCCTGCAAGATGTATATTGTACTGGAGAGAAATGACTACATGAAGGAGATGGACTTGCAGTATCTGCTGAAGATGAGCTTCAAGGAGGTGCGGAATGTGCTGACATCAAG AAATAGTTTCATTCTCCGACACGTGGTAGATTATCTGCAACATATTCGTCAGCTCAATCAAGAAGAACGTTCCAAAGATAATCGACGAAATGGCGCAAATATTGAAGGCAATTTCTTCCGTGACAATCTGAAGGAATTTCTGGAAGACATTGAAAAGTATTCCAATGAACAATTGAGCGAAAGCAATTCTAATTCTGGAGGACGTAAACGAAAGCGTAAAGGCTCGGATGAGAAGTCCTTGTCCAATTCGACCTGTGGTGAAAAGGACGATTGTATGGATACTCTATTCGAGATAATGGAATGCATTTTGGTATTGGAGCCTGTTGGAGACGAATTCCGGAAGCGGATAGGAGACGTAGCCTTGAGATGGATTCAAGCGAGGCAAAACTGTTCCGGAGCAATCAGTTTACTGAGAGTTATCATGGAAAGATGTTCAGACGATCCGGAAGGCGCAGATAAGGTGGAGGAGATGGTGGAGGTTTACCGACAAATATTAGAGGATCTAACGTCTGTCCTGGAGAATAACGTAGACGGAAGACTG ACAATTGCGTTCGCTAAACTGTTGGCCACAATGGTGAGGtcccaaaaatcctcacattccaCCCTGGACAATGTGGCGGAGCAATTCTTTCAGTTAACGTTCGGACAAATACTGAATTCCTCAGATTCTAGCAAATCGTTCAATTATTCGCTGCCGGACAATGAGTTCGAGATCTACTTATGGGCTCTGTACACCTTCAATGAATTTGCAAATATTTCACCAACGCTTTGGTTTGCCAAGGTGAATAATTTATTGAAGCACAAACCGATTCAGTATATGATCGCCCGGGGTCTAACAAGCGGCGAATTGGGCCTCACGGAAGCCATGCTGCATGTGACAGCATCGGCGGATTTTCCCCGCAAGGAAGTATCCCAAATGGTTGGCATTCTCAGCTCGGACAAGCCTTGCGTTCCGTGTGAGCCTCAAACCGAGCGAAGTCCTACGTTGTTGTCGCATCCCGCAGCAGGGGCGCCCGGTTTGAGCCGGGATCTGCTGGAACGCATGAACCAGACTATTTCGCACATTCAGGATGCTGTTTCCGCTGGGCATATTAATGACGTGACCAAGGTTGAGTTGATCGAATTCTACAGCTGCAAGATAAACATGGAAACGCAACTGATGAACGACTTGAGAGGCAGTCTGAGCGGTATGTCATCGCAGATCAATACTTTGATGCATCAGAATCAGCTTCTATCGGCGGAAGTCGAGAAAGTGCAGCGGCAAAATTTGCCGCTTGGATTGAAAGTCTCTGC GCTTGAAACAGAAAATCGATTACTTGAAAAGGAGTTGAATCAAATGAAGAACGCAACCGCTTCGTACGATAAGAAAATAAGCCAAGTGAAGCAGGAATTATCCGAGCATATAAAGAAGTACAGCGAGAAGAGCCAACAGTGCGCGGCGTTGATTAAAGATGTCGAAATGTATCGTGTGCGGGACAGTAATTACGAAAAGGAAACCAAACGTTTGCAACAGGAACTCGCTGATATG CTCAAATCACGGGACAAATCACGCAAACTTCTCAAGATGGCCGAAGAAGACCGCCAGAAGCTATCCGAGCAGAAGGAAAACGACAAGAAGATGTACGAGACTAAAATCCGCGAACGCGAGCGGGAAATTTCGAAACGAAACGATCTCATCCAGCAGCTGGAACAGCAACTGTCCCAACGGGACAGTAAGCTTGCATCGCAGGAAAGTGAGCTGCAGGAACTGTTGACGCAAATTTCCACTAAGGACGAACGGATTGCCGCAATCGAGGCCGAGCTGAAGGAGAGCGAGAGTATACAGAAAGCCATTTACAGTCTGATGAACAAAGGGAAGAAATGA